Below is a genomic region from Eupeodes corollae chromosome 1, idEupCoro1.1, whole genome shotgun sequence.
AGTtcgtttaataatattttaaaaaatatgagataatcatttttaaaagaggaaaatatttgtatttaaattatatttcagtgTTAAGAAATGagtataaatttgtatattatctCGTCTGAGCATCTTTTGTAGGAAAAgtgtgatttgaaaaaaatggaaatttcaTTGCTTAcatgttaattgaatttaaatattttgttttcaggaTTTGTTTCAGGAATTTGTCGGCATCAAGAAgtgacaaacaaataaaatttgtttgctcACTATTGAAAAATTTAGCTGAGGACTGAAATTGAGTCTAAAGCTATAAGCAGACGTTTGCGGTTCTGACGTCATTTTTACGACTATCCGCGCATTTCATCCTTTTGGGAAAGTCTCCACAGACAAGTAAAAGGTTTTGATCGGCAGACATTCGTACGAAACAGTGGTATAATTCGAGTTTACTCTCACGCAGTTTCATTTACAATTTCGCGCAGAATCCTTGGCGTTGCCAAGAAGCCAGTCTTTTGCTTCGCACTAGATTCTTGGCGACTTTCGTGTTCCTCATCCAAAGCTTAAACAGCAATAGCTGCTCACTTTCTTTTCCACATTTTCAATAATGTACGTTTTAAACTTCGTCATCAATCGCAAACCTTGAGCAAAGCACAATTTCAAACAATGTATTATGTTATCGCGAGCTTGCATATGATCGTGTGCACACGTCATTGGCCCAAAATTTGCGCACTTATTTGCGTACACTTAATGTGCGAACAAATCATCAACGCAAAACAAATATGAGGCTTTTGGAACAGATTCCGCATATCGTCTGAACACTGTTATAAGCGAGTTTGCGTACAGTGATTTATGTGTAGCATTTGCgctgctttttaaaatttttacgtGACGCCAGAACCGCAAATGTGTGCGGTTTTTTAAATGCTATGTTTACATAATATAATAGCCGTGATAACTGCGCTCGTAATGAAGAGATAAGTTatttttgtgcgtgtgttataATACTGCAGTCGtaatttcttaagaaaacaTTATGCCCagttttcaatgttttattatttgtgatTCAATAAACTTACGGCAGTAGGagtgtaaaaaaatattgtgttgaaaatgtcttgtttttttttataatatttactaAATACAACGGAAAAAACATGCAGATAATTGGTGATAAAGGGTTTAGTAAGGTAGTTTATAGTAAAACGAAAAGAAGCAATTATtaaagttcctttttttaaatatttgtacataATATTACTGGagctttaaaacattttgtagtaaaaacatagaaaaagcGTTAGATTCTCGTTATTTAAGGCAGTTTTCGGAACAGAAGAAGTGTATGTAAGTTTGAACtctcttttgaaatttaaatgtattaatagTGGTAGCCTGTATgctttgattattattattaatatttatggtTCCTTTTTACTTTTACAGCTAGGTTCCAAAACTAGAGTGAAATGAAATCGAGATCTTAATTGAAAAGCGAATGGAATTATTTTCAGGGTCGTATACTTTCGAACAATTTTATAACTtcgaaaattttccaaaatcacTCCAAGTAAAATTAAAGAACCTGACATATATCACATCAGTCAATATACAATTTAGCTGCTTGTCATAATTTGTACAATCTGGCGGTTTTTCTTGTTCTGtgcttttcattaaatttagaaattaaatattagttttttttttttgctttcgaTTGAGTTGTTAACTGAAGAATTACGTTTCTTTGCGGAAGAAAATAACGGGTGCTATGGGCAGAAGCATAGTTGAAAAGTTcttaagaaacattgttttacaTGAAATGTTTTAGGAAAGAAATCATACTAAATAaccattttaaatgatttttctgtTTCCGCAAATATAAAGTCGAAGctgcaacttttcaaaaaccaaatctatttgaaaaaaaaatcgataaaaattaactgaacattttcattttcaatagaTTTCtagtgaaaatgaaatttagaacttggggggtcattccgtaaaacggtTATCGTCAAACGATAGCGTTTTGACGATAGTcccacttcacgtaagacgataatcgtcaaaacgatagtgTTTGCACGATAGCTCAATAGGTATAGTCTGTCATTGGTTTCCAAATACTaactaaacaatttaaagtaaaaaccaACCTATatataagcatttttttttctttttacaagtgaaataatttaaaccatTATAGTTTTGAtcgaagtttttcaaaaaagttctttataaaaatactgGAAACAATAAATACTTTGCCAGACGGTTTGCTGTAACTATTAACACAGTGTGTGTCGAAAACTACCAATGCTCTTGCACTAAGCACATTATCCAAAATAGTTTCGGTAACAACACATATTGTATGTCCCCTGATAAAATTGATTATTGTCTTCCTTCCCTTTATAATAATGGGGGTTATACACATTGGTCAAGGGAGGAAGCTCAATCATGAATGTTATACCCATTTGCAGATGAATTTGTGTTATGTatacacaaaattataattacaacTACAATATCAGACATAAATAACTTATATTTGAAATTAGAGTTTTATCTTCGGCGGCAAAAAAAATCACTAGCAGTCACTATCACAATAAATACCACAAAATAGTAGGTATGTTTGGTAAAAAgcaatttgttgcaaattttcacaatttccaATGGacaaaaaccaaatttaatAACAGTTGtcgaacaagcattatctttcgttaaGTTCATTTTGACTTTTCAGTTATCGTATAATAAAAACGATAGACGAGACGATAGTTACAAATTTatgtgaagcaaattattgacgatatcgttaatgataatcgttttgaaatTACGGAACGAATCCCCTGGCTATTAAACTAGGATATATCGAAAACTTGAATCAATTTACATAATATTTAGATTCCGATTTCTTATGTGTAGAAGTGGCAATAATGTATTTCtcaatgaaatgaaaacattatttacttgaaagtattttttctaTACTATACTTTCATTCACGAAAATTAATCATTTgacaagagttttttttttattaaaactgcaaccaatttgttttgtttggtttggaAAATGATTAAATCTACGGTATATGAACTATACAATTATAAACAagtaaaaacatataaatgcatataaacaataacaacaaatttcgaactattataacaacaaaaaaaaaagctttttcaacGAAAAGATTTTCTTTGGAAAACATAAGACatcaacttaaaaatatacctcTGCGCGAAACATTACGACGGGACTTCAATTCAGCTCCAAGACCCAATCCTGTGATGGGATTGCGTGGAGTTGATTTATTTGATCCACTTGTTGCACTAGTAGACTTCTGAGAAAATGAAgttgaaattgtcaattcagATCTTGAGTCTTCAGAGCTATTTATTTGATTGCTTCTTGGTGAGCTACTATCAACTATTGTATTCTCTGTAAGTTTGATTGATGATAAACTTCTCGCCAAAGGAATATCATTGGATAAGTTGGTCTTTTCATCGGTTGGTATATCACTTTGTGAATGCTGTGGTGAAGCACCAGATGTTTCACCGAGTTCTGCAACATTAATCGTTTGGTGCGATAAGATGCGTTTAATTAACACACAATGATGTATTATTTATGCATTTATGAATgctaacaacaaataaaattgaaaacattggatttgtgttttggaaatgaatGTGTGTGTATGAATTTATGGGTAACAAATGGAGGCTACTTAAAAGAAGCTAAAATTATATAGTAAGTTTGCACATACATACAtcatattatgtacatacatacatacttatattATATacgaattgtttaaaatattagtgATTATTTTACTTACTACCACTCATCTTACGGTAAAACACTTGCAGCgtgcaaaaaattgtaaatttataaaattttgaatgtgcGTTGTTGCGTTAGGTGAAAagcacaataaaataaaacagaagcTTGTAAAATTTCTTGATGATTAAttgactttaaacaaaaaattaattctcgttgataatttcaaacaaaaatatacatattttctatattatttttcaCTGAGATGACAAAAATCacatcgatattttttttaaaaatgttttctacttatttaatttcaagtagataaattatattttggtcctataataatttttgactaAGGCGCAAAagctaaaatatttcaaacttatttaaatgcaaTGGTAATGCAAACACATGCATATCGATcgaaagaacatttttgtttcatttagaaaatatcattcataaaaatgattaatataagtaattgaaaaaattaaatatttttgttaaatgaaatttcaaatgtttATATGGTGTTGCACAATGTTATGATTGCTGTTTCGTGAGTCATTTATTAAAAGTCTAAAAGTTACGATTAAATGCACATAATTTGAATGTATTTCAAAGTAGcctagtttatttaaaaagtataatgctttttacaaaattcttgtttttgtgaTTCAATGtaataatttcaattctttGACGGTACTAGTTATAGTACAAGAAAGTAATAATATGATTATTATACATCACGTTCTTGAGACGTATTATAGCCTTCCTTGTCTGGCTACGCATGTTATGTATCAACTTTAGTATTGAgacggaagcggagaagatggttTTCAATGAGAGGAAGAGCAAGTATGTGCTGCCATCGAGAAAGAATATTGACCGAAGacatagactttttttttattttgaatggtCGGCCTTTAACTTATATGTAATTAGAAACAATTGAGTAATAAGTCCTTTATCGAAAAAGTACCGATTCATATTTATGGCAGTGATTCTTGCCATCATGCATGATAAGAATGTATGCTTCGAAAGGAAAATTCTCCAAATGATTTTTCGGTCTCGTCTGCATAGACCGAGAGGGACAAGAAGTTATAACCACCAGTTCCACAGGTGGTACACCGACACTGACCTGATCAAAAGAGTCAAAGACTAACTACGGAGATGATTGGGTCGTGTAGAGCGAATAGACATTAACGCTCTAGCCTGAAATCCGATCCCGAGGGACCGCGGCTGAGGTGACGCACACAGGCGAGAGAGGACTTAAACCAAATGTTCGTGTtaaattggagacagctagctagggaccgaggtgGTTGCAGATGCATGTTTGTTTAGGACTAGGTCAATCCCGGACAGTAGCTCCAGTATGAAATTATTATGTATCAACTTGCATCTACATTTTGCGGAGAAAATTGCCTGTGGTTGCGCCATTTCCAAGAGTTTTCTATTTGGTGATTGTTTGTATGTAGGtatgaatgttttttaattgcGATGTATTAGAAAGTGCACATGTTAGCAAGCACAACAAAACACAAGACAACAAATATAACACTTCGTCTCATGCGCTTTTAAATTggatgtaaattaaaattagtttcaaaagCCTTTTGATATGACAAGAGTTTGGTCAGTGCTAATGTAGTACAATACTCAACAAAGTGTAATCCGCAATAAATAGATGACTAAAATGTATACTTTGAAGTATAGTAAAAACTTTCTTGTTTCTACTGCCACAAGTCCTTATTTTGGGAATTCATAATAAAATGAGCCTTAAAAAGTATCTCAACTATTTTGTTCATGTCTGGACACCTGCCTATACTGATTTGAGTTGTCATCTCCGTGGTTGCTAaccataaataaattcaaatgtcTCACCTGTCTTTGAGAGTCCATTTATCTTTAAATTCTCGGTGGAAGAGGATACTGACGATGCCGATGATGACGAACCACCATTTTCGAATTTACCATTCCGACCATTACTAGCATGATGCCCATTACCATTAGCTGCAGCACTGCAGTTACCATTTTCCGAAGCAGCACTATTGCCGGTAAAACCAAGGTTACTCTTCATGTGATTTTTGGCTGGTGTAAATGGACGCTCTACATCACCAAATAGACGAGTATACGAATCTGTGTTTTTTTGACCCCGGCGTGGCTGATcacctgtaaaaaaaaaaaaaaacaattattattttatattacctttttgttttactaCAATCACCACTATCATTATTTTCATCGTAAGCTGAAACTTTTTTCGAATCatgaataaaaatctattaccaaatccgttcgtaatacaaaattgtataaaaccTTTCACTACGATCACATTTGGTGATAGTTTTTTCGCTTTTCGTAAAAGTCTCCGATTGCTGTGAAAATCGTAAAAGGGATGAATAAGTTTTCGTATTCGTTGCATGCAAAtgctaaaaatacaattttaagattgtttttgtAGGGTTTGTTAGTGACTCAAACATCGTAGTGTATTTTAGACAACATTTGGTGGAGAATTAGTTAATTGTACtggtgaaattaaaaaagttctttaattaattatttaattatttaacagTAGCTGTTGTTTTGAATGAGAAATTGAGAGATTATAGTAAGGAAATAccaatttcctttttatttcaaatcccACTTCTAACTATTTGTTACAAATatgcacaaacaaaaaactatgcGAAAACATACGAGTACATTAAAATAGTTTCATTTAACCACATTCAAAGTAGGCTAAGAGAAATACGATAAAAAGAATGAGTTAGACGCTGCTTTGATTTTATATCAAATGACAAAAGCCACATTGTTACTTTACCAGTGAACAATGCCGACAAAGACTAGATTGATAGTAGATGAGAGGTCATAATTTCATCTGATGTGAGTGTAAGTTTAGTGGGACTTATTCAGTTAACACTTTCatttacaacaacaaacaatGCTGTTGAACACTGAGATGTATGTTAAAAGTTATATGGGAAAACGCACAAAGATTTGCTAAATGGGGCATTGGCTTTCATTGTATTTTTCCTTAACAACTGAAAAAAGATacattcttttcttaaaaaacacaaatgcaAAGTGGTACAGTGCAATaacttaaagcttattaaaataCCATTCTTAAGAGc
It encodes:
- the LOC129943446 gene encoding microtubule-associated protein Jupiter isoform X5, which encodes MMSNFAGLPENNKPSSKVLRPPGGGSSDIFGSDVPSTPRSVKNHMQSNIFSCEKGSMKNNGDQPRRGQKNTDSYTRLFGDVERPFTPAKNHMKSNLGFTGNSAASENGNCSAAANGNGHHASNGRNGKFENGGSSSSASSVSSSTENLKINGLSKTVFYRKMSGKLGETSGASPQHSQSDIPTDEKTNLSNDIPLARSLSSIKLTENTIVDSSSPRSNQINSSEDSRSELTISTSFSQKSTSATSGSNKSTPRNPITGLGLGAELKSRRNVSRRDGNPVTGEGYKPAGAEINTTIPSLNGANQVINKNRIPPGGFSSGLW
- the LOC129943446 gene encoding microtubule-associated protein Jupiter isoform X2; protein product: MMSNFAGLPENNKPSSKVLRPPGGGSSDIFGSDVPSTPRSVKNHMQSNIFSCEKGSMKNNARQGAHRFYLIGDQPRRGQKNTDSYTRLFGDVERPFTPAKNHMKSNLGFTGNSAASENGNCSAAANGNGHHASNGRNGKFENGGSSSSASSVSSSTENLKINGLSKTVFYRKMSGKLGETSGASPQHSQSDIPTDEKTNLSNDIPLARSLSSIKLTENTIVDSSSPRSNQINSSEDSRSELTISTSFSQKSTSATSGSNKSTPRNPITGLGLGAELKSRRNVSRRDGNPVTGEGYKPAGAEINTTIPSLNGANQVINKNRIPPGGFSSGLW
- the LOC129943446 gene encoding microtubule-associated protein Jupiter isoform X1, producing MATYAAFKHVELYNVGKTKKRVLRPPGGGSSDIFGSDVPSTPRSVKNHMQSNIFSCEKGSMKNNARQGAHRFYLIGDQPRRGQKNTDSYTRLFGDVERPFTPAKNHMKSNLGFTGNSAASENGNCSAAANGNGHHASNGRNGKFENGGSSSSASSVSSSTENLKINGLSKTVFYRKMSGKLGETSGASPQHSQSDIPTDEKTNLSNDIPLARSLSSIKLTENTIVDSSSPRSNQINSSEDSRSELTISTSFSQKSTSATSGSNKSTPRNPITGLGLGAELKSRRNVSRRDGNPVTGEGYKPAGAEINTTIPSLNGANQVINKNRIPPGGFSSGLW
- the LOC129943446 gene encoding microtubule-associated protein Jupiter isoform X3 encodes the protein MATYAAFKHVELYNVGKTKKRVLRPPGGGSSDIFGSDVPSTPRSVKNHMQSNIFSCEKGSMKNNARQGAHRFYLIGDQPRRGQKNTDSYTRLFGDVERPFTPAKNHMKSNLGFTGNSAASENGNCSAAANGNGHHASNGRNGKFENGGSSSSASSVSSSTENLKINGLSKTELGETSGASPQHSQSDIPTDEKTNLSNDIPLARSLSSIKLTENTIVDSSSPRSNQINSSEDSRSELTISTSFSQKSTSATSGSNKSTPRNPITGLGLGAELKSRRNVSRRDGNPVTGEGYKPAGAEINTTIPSLNGANQVINKNRIPPGGFSSGLW
- the LOC129943446 gene encoding microtubule-associated protein Jupiter isoform X4 is translated as MATYAAFKHVELYNVGKTKKRVLRPPGGGSSDIFGSDVPSTPRSVKNHMQSNIFSCEKGSMKNNGDQPRRGQKNTDSYTRLFGDVERPFTPAKNHMKSNLGFTGNSAASENGNCSAAANGNGHHASNGRNGKFENGGSSSSASSVSSSTENLKINGLSKTVFYRKMSGKLGETSGASPQHSQSDIPTDEKTNLSNDIPLARSLSSIKLTENTIVDSSSPRSNQINSSEDSRSELTISTSFSQKSTSATSGSNKSTPRNPITGLGLGAELKSRRNVSRRDGNPVTGEGYKPAGAEINTTIPSLNGANQVINKNRIPPGGFSSGLW